Part of the Procambarus clarkii isolate CNS0578487 unplaced genomic scaffold, FALCON_Pclarkii_2.0 HiC_scaffold_103, whole genome shotgun sequence genome, gctgctaaactacgcggacgactttgtcatcatcataaaaggaagggatgcggcgcgccttgcacccaaatgcttagactgcatcagtaaagaggcaaaacagattgggatcaaactcaacccctcaaagtcaaaggccatgcccataaaattagcgaagcccaacattcaactcacagtacagggtcaaccaatagaatgggtcgacacctatcagtatctaggaatcatcctggacacacacatgaattttaatgctgaggtcacttacttgagagagcgaactgcggcccggacggcaatcctcaggtctctaacctccctttctggaggagccaatctgcaagtccttcgcacatactatgtacaggcagtcagatcagtgatcgattatgccgcacctgcactcacaaatctatcacaccaacagtggaaaaagcttgaagttgcccaaaacaatgctatgagagctgcactgggagcccccatgtggaccaggcttgaaactcttagactggagacgggtttgccctctctacaagaaagaatatcacaaaggacagctacaattatcagtaagataattatttcttctgatccaatcccagtacggcaggctttggtggttggactaggccaaaacaatggaaactcttgggttgcaagagcaggaaaagtcctaaacagactacatttaaaaaacatgattctagatagagagggtgatcatccacacccaaattacactccttccgcgccgtgggaagagcctactttcaaaatagtaatagaaagtctcccaatgaaaaaggctgcctatgatccgacaatcctaaggcgcataatagaagagcaaatgtatagcataacagtagcaggagccacccacatcatcacagacggatcggtggacacagaaaatgagagtgctggcgctgctctttgcacgaccagcgtacaggcatattggagactgggaggactagtatcatcaacccaaactgagctgttcgccatacaacaggcattcgcgtatgtgattgcacaaaacactcaaaatgcaatcatacacacagactcaaaagctgcacttcaaatactaggacaaaaacagtggaaagataatgtggaaataattaccaccattttgtatcaaggagcagtcgctaaaggcaaaggcgaaGCGAAGCGAAAAAGTAaatagagctggcaagcaggggatggaagaacggggcgaggttgcagaaatcttgagcaaggatctggagatgaggtgaagaggggagatgaaagatcggtggcccaaccaccgcggaTTAGAACTTGAGTAGATGGAAGTAGAATTGAGTAGGGCGTCATTTGCAGTCCACGCAGAGGCCaggaacgcaagcagctggcagttgatggtaattgaaggtTGATTACTTCATTGGTTTACTTCTTTCTTGATGGTGGGAGCACGGTCTGATCTTTGGTCTTTGTTTTCGGCTTGTCTTTCTTGGCGGTCCGACTTCGTGTTGACATTGCTGTGGGATCAATAGCGTCACAAAGAAAATCGGCAGATGAATAGTTGTATTTCTGTGAAGGTGGAGATGTCGTTCCCACAGAGACATCCTCATCTGATGAGTCAGATGAGTACATACCAGGAGATGTGGGTCTTGGAAGTAGTGTTCCTGATGGTTTAGTAGCAGCGGTAGGACTTACTGCAGATGTAGAAGGTTCAGTGGATGTATGTACTGTGGGTGGAGATGTAACAGGAGATGGTGGATGAGAAGTCGTCGGCTTCTGGGTTGCTACCATGCCAGGAGCAGATGTTGCAGCTGCAGTAGGTTCAGTATCGTTCACAGCAATGTCCGAGGCTGGACCAGGAGCTGGAGCATCATCCGACAATGGGTTTGAAGGGTCGGGGACTAGCACAGTGGTCCCTGAAGGTTTGGTATGAAGAGGTGTTGGTTGACTCTGCTGGGTTGAAGGTTCATTGCCCGTTCGTTCttgaatttctttctttatcataGCGGCGTGTTTCGGATATTTCCCGTAGTATTGAGGGTCAATAATGGCAGGGTGGAGCATGGTAACATCAGTGCAGTAACGAACTGTGTCAGCCTCAACGTACCAAAACTCTCTGCGGGTTCCGTCATCGTTCAGTCCGTTTTCGTAGTCGATGTTCCACTCCCGAGCTGTGACACGTTTCTGAGAAATAGTATATTTCAGGTCTCTAGGGCAATTGTAAGACGCATAAACAGGAGCAGGAGGGTCGTTGTCTTGTGTGGAGAGACTAACAGCCTGTACTGggtctggtgtagggtcagcagcaactGGAGTGGTGGGTGGAACAGTGGCATACAGTAGGTCAACAAGTGCGGCAGCGTTTACAGTGATTTCCGGCTCAGTTACTGAAGTGGAAGCTGAGGCAGAGGTGGGGAAGACTTCGTCAGGTACGATGATGGTCTGGAGTCCGTTAGCCTTGTAGACGATATTTAGAATCCTCACAAATTCTCGGTAGTTGGAACCAGTAATGTCGCTCACTAGTTTCGTGAGAGCATGTGCAGTGCTAAGGTCGGTGACAGTAACCGGCAACTGCCGTGGCGAAGTCTGAGTCGACGAATgggaggagcctggtggtggaggtggaggctggGTCTGTGATTGGGCAGCTGGTTGGCTGCCGGACTGCATGCCGGGTCCCCATTGGTTGGTACGTTGGTGGGCGGCTACTCCTTCCCCCGGGAGCTCCGGGAAAATGGCGGCTTGCATGTTGAATGgtgacctaccttgaggctaccttgaggtgcttcc contains:
- the LOC123761183 gene encoding mucin-2-like, with the protein product MQSGSQPAAQSQTQPPPPPPGSSHSSTQTSPRQLPVTVTDLSTAHALTKLVSDITGSNYREFVRILNIVYKANGLQTIIVPDEVFPTSASASTSVTEPEITVNAAALVDLLYATVPPTTPVAADPTPDPVQAVSLSTQDNDPPAPVYASYNCPRDLKYTISQKRVTAREWNIDYENGLNDDGTRREFWYVEADTVRYCTDVTMLHPAIIDPQYYGKYPKHAAMIKKEIQERTGNEPSTQQSQPTPLHTKPSGTTVLVPDPSNPLSDDAPAPGPASDIAVNDTEPTAAATSAPGMVATQKPTTSHPPSPVTSPPTVHTSTEPSTSAVSPTAATKPSGTLLPRPTSPGMYSSDSSDEDVSVGTTSPPSQKYNYSSADFLCDAIDPTAMSTRSRTAKKDKPKTKTKDQTVLPPSRKK